In Deinococcus psychrotolerans, the genomic window GCTCCCGCTGGAGCATTCTGGAAGCCGGACTCAAGCGGGTGCAGGGCAAGGCGGTGGTCAATTCCATCTCGCTCAAAGACGGTGAGGAGGAATTCCTGAAGCGGGCCAGGCTGCTGCGCCGCTACGGAGCCGCCGCTGTGGTCATGGCCTTCGACGAAACCGGGCAGGCCGACAACTTGGAACGCCGCAAGGAAATCTGCACGCGGGCCTACACGCTGCTCACCGAGCAGGCCGATTTCCCGCCGCAGGACATCATCTTCGACCCCAACGTGCTGACGGTGGCCACCGGCATGAGCGAGCACGACCGCTACGCGCTGGACTTCATCGAAGCGACCCGCTGGATCAAGCGCAATTTGCCGGGCGCGAAGGTGTCGGGCGGCATCAGCAACGTGTCATTCAGCTTCCGGGGCAACAACCATGTGCGCGAGGCCATGCACGCGGTGTTTCTGTACCACGCCATTCGCGCCGGGCTGGACATGGGTATCGTGAACGCGGGAATGCTGGCGGTCTACGACGACATCGAGCCGGAGCTGAAGAAGGCGGTGGAGGACGTGATTCTGGCCCGCACCCCCGACGCCACCGAGAACCTGATCGAGCTGGCTGACCGCTACAAGGGCATCAAGCGTGAGGTCAGTGCCGTCAGCGAGTGGCGCGGCGGCAGTGTGCAGGAGCGGCTCAAGCACGCGCTGATTTCCGGCATCACCGACTTTGTGGACGCCGACGCCGAGGAAGCCTTCCAGCTGCTCAAGTCGCCGCTGCAAGTCATCGAGGGGCCGCTGATGGACGGCATGAACGTGGTTGGCGACCTGTTCGGGGCCGGGAAAATGTTTTTGCCGCAGGTGGTCAAGTCGGCCCGCGTGATGAAAAAAGCGGTGGCCTACCTGATGCCGTACCTGGAGGCCGAGAAAGCTGGGGGCAGCACCAGCAAGGGAAAAATCGTGCTGGCTACGGTGAAGGGCGACGTGCATGACATTGGTAAGAACATCGTGGGCGTGGTGCTGGCCTGCAACGGCTTTGACGTGACCGATCTGGGCGTGATGGTCAGCGCCGAAAAAGTGCTGGACGCCGCCAAAGAGCTGAACGCCGACATTATAGGGCTGAGCGGTCTGATCACGCCGAGCCTGGACGAGATGGCGAATGTGGCCCGCGAAATGACGCGCCGGGGCCTCACCACCCCGCTGATGATCGGCGGCGCGACGACCAGCCGGGCGCACACCGCCGTCAAGATCGATCCGGCTTACAACGGCGGGCCAGTCGTGCATGTGCTGGACGCCAGCCGGGCGGTGGGCGTGGCGGGTGATCTGATTCAGCGGCGCGAAGAAATCACTGAGCGCGTCAAAGCCGAGTACGACATCCTGCGCGAGCGGCACGGCGAGCGCAACATTCGCCTGCTGAGCATTGACGAGGCCCGCAAGAGAGCGCCCAAAATTGAAGACAAGCCTGCCCCCGCACCCAACCAGCCGGGCCGCACAGTGATTGAGCAAGACCTCAGTGAGCTGCTGCCGTTCATAGACTGGACGCCGTTTTTCATCGCCTGGGAAATGCCTGGCGTGTATCCCAAGATTCTGCGCGACCCTTCAGTAGGTGTGGAGGCCCGCAAGCTCTACGAGGACGGCAAGGCGCTGCTGGCGAAGATCATTGCCGAGAAGCGCTTCACGGCGCGGGGTGTGATTGGGTTGTGGCCTGCGGTGAGGGTGGGCGACGACATTACCCTGCCCGAGCAGCACACCGCCTTTCACACCCTCCGCCAGCAGCGCGACCAGACGGTGCCCAACATTGCCCTGGCCGACTTCGTCTCCGAGTCGCCCGACTGGATCGGGGGCTTCGCAGTGGGCATTCACGGGGCCGATGAACTGGCGAGCGAGTACGCCGCCGCGCACGACGATTACAACTCCATCATGGTGAAAGCTCTGGCTGACCGACTGGCCGAGGCGTTTGCCGAGAAGCTCCATCAGGACGTGCGGCGCACCTACTGGGGCTACGCAGCCAGTGAAACGCTCAGCGGCGACGACCTGATCAAGGAGCGTTACCGGGGCATCCGGCCCGCGCCCGGCTATCCGGCCCAGCCGGACCACACTGAGAAGCGCACCCTGTTTGCCCTGTTGGACGCCGAAAGCATCGGCATGGAGCTGACCGAGAGCTGCGCCATGCTACCCGCCGCCGCTGTATCGGGGCTGTATCTGGCACACCCAGACAGCAAATACCTGGCGCTGGGCCGCATCGGGCGCGATCAGGTGGTGGATTACGCGGCCCGCAAAGGCTGGACGCTCGACGTTGCTGAAAAGTGGCTCGCGCCCAATCTGGCGTATGATCCGCAGCCGGTGATCCCGAAAACAAAGCCTGAAACGGTGACGGCGTGACTTCCGTTCTGGCCGAACCCGTTCAGACTGCGCCCAAACTCACCCGCGTCAGCGTGGAACTGGTGCCGCGCAGCCGCACGTCGCTGCGAACTGAGCTGGCCGAACTCAGCAGCACCCTCGGCAACGTGCAGGTGGTCAACATTCCCGACTTTCTGCGCTACCGGATGCGGAGCTGGGAAGGCTGCCAGATGGCCCGCGAGCATGTGCCGGAAGCGATTCCGCACATCCGCGCCATCGACATCAATCCGCGTGAACCGCTGAAGATGGCCGACTTTTTGCGTGAGCACGGCCTCTCGGAAGTGCTGATCATCGAGGGCGACGCGCCCAGCGACATGAGCCAGCGCACTTATGACGTGACCTCGCTGGACATCATCCGCAAGTTTCGGCGCGAACTGCCGGAGGTGTCGGTCTGGGCGGGCCTCGATCCCTACCGCCAGAGCTTTACCCGCGAACGCGACTACGCCGAAGCCAAGCTGGAAGCCGGAGCCATTGGATTTTTTACCCAGCCGTTCTTCGACCGCCGCCTGATGGACATCTGGGCCGAGCTGTTGCCCACCCGTCAGGTCTTCTGGGGCGCGACTTCCGTAACCACCGAGCGCAGTTTCAGCTACTGGCAAAATCGCAACAAGGCGGTATTTCCGAGCAGCTTCACGCCCACGCTGGAAGCCAACCGCGCCTGGGCGCAGGAAGTGTTGAACTTTGCGGCAGAAGTCGGCGGCCACACCTATTTCATGCCGATCAAGGAAAGCCTCAGCGAGTATTTGGGGGGTATTTTATGAGTCCAGAGGGTGTGAGCAGGGATCTCAAGACCCACGTCCGCGCCCTGCTGACTGAGCGCCAGGCCCACTTGCAGCTCAGCGACGTGCTGGAAGACTTTCCGCTCGACCAGATCAATGCTGAGGTGGGTTTGCCGTACACTGCGTGGGGGCTGCTGTGGCACCTGTGGTTTACCCAGCGCGACATCTTGCAGTTCGTCAAAGACGAGCCGTACACCGAACTCGTCTGGCCCACCGATTACTGGCCCAAAGCGGCGGGCACCGCTCAGAGCTGGCAGCAGACCGCCGAAAGTCTGCAAGTCGATCTGGACGAATTTCTGGCGCTGCTGGACAAGGCTGACCTGTTTGCGGTGGTGCCCAACGGCGACGGCCCGGACGGCGGTGGGCAAACCTGGCTGCGCGAGGCCCTGCTGATCGCCGACCACAACGCCTACCACCTGGGTCAGTTGATGGTGGTGCGGCGGCTGCTAGAGAAGTAAGCCCGACTTCAAGTCACCAGACAGCTCGCTATTCTAGACTAGTTGACAAAGTTAGTCATTTTGTACGCTAGACTTTCTGCATGAACCGAACCGCTCTTTTCCTTTCGCTGGGCCTGCTCATTTCCTCGTCCGTTCAGGCTCAGGCCACTCCGCCCGCCCAGTTGCGGCTCGGCGTTTTTCCCAATATCACGCACGCAGCGGGACTGGTCGGCATTCAAAAAGGCTTTATCCAGAAGCAACTCGGCCCCACCAAACTGGTCGTCAGTGATTTTGCCAACGGCTCACAGATCAACGAAGCGTTCGCGGCGGGAGCGATTGACGCGGCTTACGTCGGCCCCGGCCCAGCCATCAATGCTTTCTTGCGCGGGGTGCCGATTCAGATTTACGCCGGAGCCGCCAACGCAGGCGCGGTGCTGGTCGCCAGAAAGGGCAGCGGCGTTCGCAATGTTAAGGCGCTCAGCGGCAAAAAAGTGGCGGTGCCCACGCGCGGCTCCACCCAGGACATCAGTTTGCGCCACCTGCTGCACGAGAACGGCCTGAAAGCCAGCGACGAGGGCGGCACCGTCACGGTGATTCCGATCGATCCGGCCAACATGCCCGCCGCCTTCGCCAGCAATCAGGTGGATGCCGCGCTGGTGCAGGAACCCTGGGGCGCGGTGATGGAATCGCAGGGCGCGAAACTCATCGCCAATGAAAAGGCCATCTGGAACGGCGGCGACTACACGACCACCGTTCTGGTCGTCAACACGGACTATGCCAAAAAGAATCCGGAGGCGGTCAAGGCGCTGCTAAGGGGCCATCTGGACGCCATCAATTTCATCAAATCCAGCAACGCAGGGGCGCAGAAGGCCATCAGCGACGAGATTTACAGCTTCACTGGCAAGCGCCCCAGCAGCGCTGATCTGTTCAAGGGGCTGGCCCGAACCCAGGTGACTTTTGACATCAACCTCAAAACGCTCGCGGAGTACGCCCAGCTCAACCAGGAGGCCGGATTTGCCCGCAGCGTGCCGGACCTGAATAAGTTGGTGGATTTAAGCTGGGTCAAGGCGCTGGCGAAGTAACGCTCAAGTCCTCGGCGGTTTTTTGCTGCCATCCGGCAAGGTGTTGAGCCACTTGAGAGTGACATTGAGGGTTCCCTCGGTGCCCAACCGTGCCAAAATGATATTGGCGTCTGCCGTGACCTTGAGGCCGAGCTGCAACCACAACTCATCGGGTTGATTGATGTCTTGTAGGGTTTGCGAAATGTCTGTGAGGGTGGGTAAGGCCTTCTTGAGGGCCGCTTGCCGCGTTTCGCCTACTTGCAAAAACGGCCCGCCATCATGATCGAGTTGACGGATCTGCGAATCTTGCTGTTCATCCGCTTGAGTCAGTTCAAAATATAGAATCTGTCCGTTCTCCAGTTCTACGCCGAGTTGATCAGCAGTCGGAGATAATGCTTGTTGCGCAGTTTGAATAGCAGGCTGAATCGGTTTTAGAGGCGCAATATCTGCAATGCGGTCGAGTTTTTTAGGTTGTTCACCAACAAATACATCTGCCGCCCGCACCGTTTCTCCCAAATCCAATCCAGTTAAGCCTTCCAAGTACGAAATACTGACTTGAAAAGTGCTGTACGGCCCCACCGGCAGCGCTTCAAAAGGAATGTCTTTGACAGACGGCGCTTGGCTGACGGTATAAGCGCTGGTCGTTAAAGTTTCAGCGGCGTCACAGACTGCCACCACTTTCCAGAACTGCTGCGGAATTTGAATTTGGCGGTGCAGCGGGTCGTCATCAGCAAAGACGGGGCCAGTCAAGACCGTGACTTTGAGGTTGTCATGGTCGGTATTGGCGAAAATGAAATTCTCCAGGCCCTGCCATAACGTATCGCTCTGGTTAAATTCCCAATACTGCGGGCTGCAATTCGTCCAGTGGAAGGTGTCGTTATTGGCCTGCTTGAGCACGTCACCCACACCCCAGATCGGATCGCGGCGGCGCACCAGATGGCCCCGGTCAAAAAAGCCGTGTGCGCCGGGTTCGTTGCTGTACATCCGGTTGTCAATTTGAAATTCGGCGGGAATACGCGAGTCGAAGTGCCACATGTCATTCTTGCGGGGATAATCGAACGACTGTGCACCGTCTATATTGACCGCCGTGAAATAAGCCATATGGCGTTGCTGACTCATCACAACAGAAAAATGGCGACAAGCAGCGCCGCCCGGTTGTGCATATCGGCGGGTGAAGTCACCTCAAGCGGGGCTACTTAAGCCAAGCTGGACACGCTTCTTCCCCGTCTTCCCGAAAAAGCCGCACGCCAGCCACTGAGACAATCAGCCACTCAGCTTCGGTAGGGCCGGTGTTGTCAACCCGGTGCAGCGTTTGCGGCGGCACGATCAGGCTGTCGCCCGCCGCCAAGGCCACGCGCTCCTCACCGCTGCTGATTGTTACCGAGCCTGAAAGCAGCACCATCACTTCTTCGTGGTCTTGGGTATGAACCGGATTAAAGCCGCCGGGAATCTGGTGCTGGCGCACCACGCTGACTTCCTGAGCGCCGAGACTGGGCGTGGCCAGCGCTGCGCCGGTATTGCCGTTGGGAGAGGGAATAAACTGGTTGTGTTGGGCGCGGTGTACGATCATGGCTGGCCTCCTGAGTGCTTCGCAGTAATAGTAAACCAATCTTCCTACTTAGACAAGGAGGCTGTCTATTTCCAGCGATTCGTCTCCATCAACAATCCCGACACCCGCCAATCAAGCCGCGCTTGAGCAAGCTCGGCAAGATCACATCGGGCGCTTGCTCCACCGTGCCGCCCGCGCTTTTAACGTATCGGCCCTGAGCAAGTTGCACGCACGCGGCCACACGGCGCTGAGCCTCGCCCACACGAACCTATTGCCCCACCTTGAAGCGCACGGCAGCAGCATCGTCAAACTGGCTGAGCGGGCGGGAATGACCAAGCAAGCGGCGGGGCAGTTGGTCGCTGAATTGGAGCAGCACGGCTACCTGATGCGCCGCGCCGATCCCCGCGACAAGCGGGCGGTGCATCTAGACTTCACTCCCGCCGGATGGCAATACCTGCTAGATGCGCAGGCCATCAAGCGAGAAATTGCAGCCGAGTACCGTGCCAAACTGGGCGAGGCGACGTGGGACACGCTGAATGCGGCGCTGAGTAGCCTGTTGGAATAAGCAATGGAGCATGGGGAAAGCGAACTTCCTCCAAATCTGCCGATTAGCGGTCTTCGATCACCAGCGCGTCATCCGGCAAATTCAGCTTGGTCTGGTCGCGCAGCATTTGCACGAAGTTGGGCAGCACTTCGCCGCTGACGTGCTTGGCCGCGTTCCAGACCTCGGAGCGCAGCAGAGCACGCCCGCAGTGGAGGTAAGCCTCCTCGACGTGAATGACGAACAGACTGCGCGGCAACTGGCCCTTGTAGGCGAAGCGGGCCAGCAGCGCCGGATCGGTGGTGATCTGGGCGGTGCCGTTGACCCGGAAGGACTCGCTGACGCCCGGCACCAAAAAAATCAGGGCGACGGACGGACTCGCCAAGATGTTGCGGACGCTGTCGATCCGGTTGTTGCCGGGGCGGTCGGGCAGCAGCAGGGTTTTTTCGTCTTGTACGTACACGACTTGGCCCACGTCGCCGCGCGGCGAGCAGTCGAGTCCATTCGGGCCGCCAGTCGCCAGCACCACCAGAGGAGACGCCGCAATAATGCGGGCAAAGTCGGCGCTGATGCGGTCACTGGTTTTGGCTTTCACGGCGGCGCTGGGCTCACGGTAAAGCGGGCTGAGCCGCTCAGGGCTGAGCAAGTGGGCAGGGTCGAGGTGCATGGGCAAGTATGGCGCTTTGAGCTGAATTCTATGGCCAAGCCTTACACTACGCAGATGACTGGCCCCAAACGTCCATCCAAGAAAACGAGCACCAAGAAACCGGCCTCGCGCCGGGGCGGAGCCAAATCGGCCCGTGAACTCGCCAAGACCGGCCCCTCGCGTCCGGGCGGCCCCAGCAAAGACCTCCGTAGCGCCGAAGGGCGGGCCGGAAGCAAAGCCAGCGACGCCCGCCAGACCGCCAGGCCCACCAGCAGCGGCTTGGGCGGCAGCGGCCACACCGACACCGAGCAGCCCAGAGACCGCCTTGAGCAGCGCACTCAGACCCGCACCGGCTCTGGCTCCGCCGCAGGGTATAGAGGCCACACCAGACAAAAACCCGGCTTCGGCCAGCGGCAATTCTCCAACCAGAAACCTGTCGGCCCCAAAGGCGCGGCCATCGGCGTCACCTTGGACGCTCCCGCGCCGGACACGGTGTTTTACGACCTCGAAAAAGCGCCGCACTCCTTCCCCGACAGCAACCTCAAACGGGTGGCGGCCCGCATTTTGTTAGACCGGCAAAAGCCCTGGCGCTACCGGCCCTTTCCTTTTCCGCTGTTTACCGATAAGGGCAACGAGCAGACCTTTTACTTTGATTTTTATGTTTACGACAACATGGACATGATTCTCAAACTGGTGTTGGTGGCTCCCCGCGAATCGGCGGAAATCTGGGACAAGATCGGGCGCTTCAAGCGGCAGTACCCGATGTACAGCTACGAACTGTGGACGCCCGAAAAGCTGGCGCAGTTGCAAAAGCCGCGCTCACGCATGGGGTTTTGAAAGCTCAATAGGGCTGCAAAGTGATGGGCAACTTGATTCTCAACAAAGAGCCAAGCCCCGCCATTTTGTGCCGCGCTCGCGTTGGGCGCGGCTTTTCGGGTGTCGAGACAAACAGTACGCCTAGACAAATCTCTGAGATGAAGCCTGTGTGTAACGTTTGCCCTTAAGAAAACAAAACTCACCTGCTAGGCTCAGCACGCAGCCGAGGCCGAGCGCCACACGCTGCTTATTCCAA contains:
- the metH gene encoding methionine synthase yields the protein MTQLHDQPRDLARPTLEQLARERILILDGAWGTMFQREELTEADYRRPEFEEARQYKGNHDLLQLTRPDLLKKIHALYFEAGADITKTNTFSSTVIAQADYGLEHLVDELNVEAARLAREVADEFEARDGRQRFVAGSIGPTNRTATLSPDVERPEFRAVTYDGLHDAYTQQIRGLLKGGADLLLIETIFDTLNAKAALFAVETVFSEVGRRVPVMVSGTITDASGRTLSGQTPEAFAVSVAHAKPFSLGLNCALGADHLRPYLRSIAENTESLVSVHPNAGLPNAFGEYEELPEHTAEVLRTFAEEGLLNIVGGCCGTTPEHIRQIAAAVAPYAPRGPKKLAPFLRLSGLEQFAVTPETNFVNVGERTNVTGSPKFAKHILEGDYDAGLKIARQQVQNGAQIIDVNFDEGMLDGEAAMIHFLNLLAGEPDISRVPFMLDSSRWSILEAGLKRVQGKAVVNSISLKDGEEEFLKRARLLRRYGAAAVVMAFDETGQADNLERRKEICTRAYTLLTEQADFPPQDIIFDPNVLTVATGMSEHDRYALDFIEATRWIKRNLPGAKVSGGISNVSFSFRGNNHVREAMHAVFLYHAIRAGLDMGIVNAGMLAVYDDIEPELKKAVEDVILARTPDATENLIELADRYKGIKREVSAVSEWRGGSVQERLKHALISGITDFVDADAEEAFQLLKSPLQVIEGPLMDGMNVVGDLFGAGKMFLPQVVKSARVMKKAVAYLMPYLEAEKAGGSTSKGKIVLATVKGDVHDIGKNIVGVVLACNGFDVTDLGVMVSAEKVLDAAKELNADIIGLSGLITPSLDEMANVAREMTRRGLTTPLMIGGATTSRAHTAVKIDPAYNGGPVVHVLDASRAVGVAGDLIQRREEITERVKAEYDILRERHGERNIRLLSIDEARKRAPKIEDKPAPAPNQPGRTVIEQDLSELLPFIDWTPFFIAWEMPGVYPKILRDPSVGVEARKLYEDGKALLAKIIAEKRFTARGVIGLWPAVRVGDDITLPEQHTAFHTLRQQRDQTVPNIALADFVSESPDWIGGFAVGIHGADELASEYAAAHDDYNSIMVKALADRLAEAFAEKLHQDVRRTYWGYAASETLSGDDLIKERYRGIRPAPGYPAQPDHTEKRTLFALLDAESIGMELTESCAMLPAAAVSGLYLAHPDSKYLALGRIGRDQVVDYAARKGWTLDVAEKWLAPNLAYDPQPVIPKTKPETVTA
- a CDS encoding methylenetetrahydrofolate reductase, whose amino-acid sequence is MTSVLAEPVQTAPKLTRVSVELVPRSRTSLRTELAELSSTLGNVQVVNIPDFLRYRMRSWEGCQMAREHVPEAIPHIRAIDINPREPLKMADFLREHGLSEVLIIEGDAPSDMSQRTYDVTSLDIIRKFRRELPEVSVWAGLDPYRQSFTRERDYAEAKLEAGAIGFFTQPFFDRRLMDIWAELLPTRQVFWGATSVTTERSFSYWQNRNKAVFPSSFTPTLEANRAWAQEVLNFAAEVGGHTYFMPIKESLSEYLGGIL
- a CDS encoding DinB family protein, with amino-acid sequence MSPEGVSRDLKTHVRALLTERQAHLQLSDVLEDFPLDQINAEVGLPYTAWGLLWHLWFTQRDILQFVKDEPYTELVWPTDYWPKAAGTAQSWQQTAESLQVDLDEFLALLDKADLFAVVPNGDGPDGGGQTWLREALLIADHNAYHLGQLMVVRRLLEK
- a CDS encoding ABC transporter substrate-binding protein, which codes for MNRTALFLSLGLLISSSVQAQATPPAQLRLGVFPNITHAAGLVGIQKGFIQKQLGPTKLVVSDFANGSQINEAFAAGAIDAAYVGPGPAINAFLRGVPIQIYAGAANAGAVLVARKGSGVRNVKALSGKKVAVPTRGSTQDISLRHLLHENGLKASDEGGTVTVIPIDPANMPAAFASNQVDAALVQEPWGAVMESQGAKLIANEKAIWNGGDYTTTVLVVNTDYAKKNPEAVKALLRGHLDAINFIKSSNAGAQKAISDEIYSFTGKRPSSADLFKGLARTQVTFDINLKTLAEYAQLNQEAGFARSVPDLNKLVDLSWVKALAK
- a CDS encoding CU044_2847 family protein, whose protein sequence is MSQQRHMAYFTAVNIDGAQSFDYPRKNDMWHFDSRIPAEFQIDNRMYSNEPGAHGFFDRGHLVRRRDPIWGVGDVLKQANNDTFHWTNCSPQYWEFNQSDTLWQGLENFIFANTDHDNLKVTVLTGPVFADDDPLHRQIQIPQQFWKVVAVCDAAETLTTSAYTVSQAPSVKDIPFEALPVGPYSTFQVSISYLEGLTGLDLGETVRAADVFVGEQPKKLDRIADIAPLKPIQPAIQTAQQALSPTADQLGVELENGQILYFELTQADEQQDSQIRQLDHDGGPFLQVGETRQAALKKALPTLTDISQTLQDINQPDELWLQLGLKVTADANIILARLGTEGTLNVTLKWLNTLPDGSKKPPRT
- a CDS encoding cupin domain-containing protein; the encoded protein is MIVHRAQHNQFIPSPNGNTGAALATPSLGAQEVSVVRQHQIPGGFNPVHTQDHEEVMVLLSGSVTISSGEERVALAAGDSLIVPPQTLHRVDNTGPTEAEWLIVSVAGVRLFREDGEEACPAWLK
- a CDS encoding MarR family winged helix-turn-helix transcriptional regulator — its product is MLHRAARAFNVSALSKLHARGHTALSLAHTNLLPHLEAHGSSIVKLAERAGMTKQAAGQLVAELEQHGYLMRRADPRDKRAVHLDFTPAGWQYLLDAQAIKREIAAEYRAKLGEATWDTLNAALSSLLE
- a CDS encoding MSMEG_1061 family FMN-dependent PPOX-type flavoprotein; amino-acid sequence: MHLDPAHLLSPERLSPLYREPSAAVKAKTSDRISADFARIIAASPLVVLATGGPNGLDCSPRGDVGQVVYVQDEKTLLLPDRPGNNRIDSVRNILASPSVALIFLVPGVSESFRVNGTAQITTDPALLARFAYKGQLPRSLFVIHVEEAYLHCGRALLRSEVWNAAKHVSGEVLPNFVQMLRDQTKLNLPDDALVIEDR